In a genomic window of bacterium:
- a CDS encoding right-handed parallel beta-helix repeat-containing protein → MRRPSTLALLSCTAALAALAPRPAAAVDPGSQLVTCDRANQVVTLTATSHLDPSCTWTRGVEIVASNVTLDCQGAHIAAPDRRYGVYIHAPVDTPLTDITVRNCHVEGFLNNYHIEREGFRELAAGVEYENGFSNITIEDGTSKNSRGVGIFVNGYVEGVTLRNLRVEGASSSGIYLEAGSKNGVVENNLIIDNGYGENGPAGGVRTLAGIDFWYWGTGREGLSIDGSRFNVVRNNVFQTNTAGGIYLYKNCGEYWSSRPQRWYHRRYGADGNVIENNTFVGEDNGIWVGSRMSENIFPMECSDPQYAPGYALDYADDNVIRNNRFEDVTFGIRVEDDGTEITGNTFTSSDPIDEAIVVGTQHRTLHLGQPVAGTVIADNVANITGSPNPYRFIWGHTNTTFANNESLGKVVSLCEGVQPPRGPFVMTVDVILLPNPPPVEIKELPPPGLLPPCRTSCETGSALARANLVLKKLDTPAADDGLIFKGDVVVPHPFTPALDPATSGAVVVIADSTGVRALDATIPGGAYDPVTKVGWKAAKNGLAWKYTAKVPPVGGITVLSIKDLSKKTPGLVQIKVTGKNGAYAVNTANLPLTGVVILDPPTGATGQCGTASFDAPLQGCRTDGKTVKCK, encoded by the coding sequence ATGCGACGACCTTCGACCCTGGCTCTTCTCTCGTGCACCGCCGCGCTCGCGGCGCTCGCGCCGCGGCCCGCTGCCGCCGTCGATCCCGGCTCACAGCTCGTCACCTGCGATCGCGCCAATCAGGTCGTCACGCTGACGGCGACGTCGCACCTCGACCCGTCGTGCACCTGGACCCGCGGCGTCGAGATCGTGGCGTCCAACGTCACGCTCGACTGCCAGGGCGCGCACATCGCGGCGCCGGACCGGCGCTACGGGGTCTACATCCACGCGCCGGTCGACACGCCGCTCACCGACATCACCGTGCGCAACTGTCACGTCGAGGGCTTCCTCAACAACTATCACATCGAGCGCGAAGGCTTCCGCGAGCTCGCCGCGGGCGTCGAGTACGAGAACGGCTTCTCGAACATCACCATCGAGGACGGGACGAGCAAGAACTCGCGCGGCGTCGGCATCTTCGTGAACGGCTACGTCGAGGGCGTCACGCTGCGGAACCTCCGCGTCGAGGGCGCCAGCAGCAGCGGCATCTACCTCGAGGCGGGCTCGAAGAACGGCGTCGTCGAGAACAACCTCATCATCGACAACGGCTACGGCGAGAACGGCCCGGCGGGCGGCGTCCGCACCCTCGCCGGGATCGACTTCTGGTACTGGGGCACCGGGCGCGAGGGGCTGTCGATCGACGGCTCGCGCTTCAACGTCGTGCGCAACAACGTCTTCCAGACGAACACCGCGGGCGGCATCTACCTCTACAAGAACTGCGGCGAGTACTGGAGCTCGCGGCCGCAGCGCTGGTACCACCGCCGCTACGGCGCCGACGGCAACGTCATCGAGAACAACACCTTCGTCGGCGAGGACAACGGCATCTGGGTCGGCTCGCGCATGAGCGAGAACATCTTCCCGATGGAGTGCAGCGATCCGCAGTACGCCCCCGGCTACGCGCTCGACTATGCCGACGACAACGTCATCCGGAACAACCGGTTCGAGGACGTGACCTTCGGCATCCGTGTCGAGGACGACGGCACCGAGATCACCGGCAACACCTTCACCAGCAGCGATCCCATCGACGAGGCGATCGTGGTCGGCACCCAGCACCGCACGCTCCACCTGGGGCAGCCGGTCGCCGGCACGGTCATCGCGGACAACGTCGCGAACATCACCGGCAGCCCGAATCCCTATCGCTTCATCTGGGGCCACACGAACACCACGTTCGCGAACAACGAGAGCCTCGGGAAGGTCGTGAGCCTGTGCGAGGGCGTGCAGCCGCCGCGCGGGCCGTTCGTGATGACGGTCGACGTGATCCTGCTGCCGAACCCGCCCCCGGTCGAGATCAAGGAGCTGCCGCCGCCGGGGTTGCTGCCGCCCTGTCGGACGAGCTGCGAGACCGGCTCCGCGCTGGCCAGGGCGAACCTCGTCCTGAAGAAGCTCGATACGCCGGCGGCGGACGACGGGCTCATCTTCAAGGGCGACGTCGTGGTGCCGCATCCCTTCACGCCGGCGCTCGATCCGGCGACCTCGGGGGCGGTCGTCGTGATCGCCGACTCGACCGGGGTGCGCGCCCTCGACGCCACCATCCCGGGCGGCGCGTACGATCCCGTGACGAAGGTGGGCTGGAAGGCCGCGAAGAACGGCCTCGCCTGGAAGTACACCGCGAAGGTGCCGCCGGTCGGCGGCATCACGGTGCTGTCGATCAAGGATCTCTCGAAGAAGACGCCCGGCCTCGTGCAGATCAAGGTGACCGGCAAGAACGGCGCATACGCGGTGAACACCGCGAACCTGCCGCTCACCGGCGTCGTGATCCTCGACCCGCCCACCGGGGCGACGGGCCAGTGCGGCACGGCGTCGTTCGACGCGCCCCTGCAGGGCTGCCGGACCGACGGCAAGACGGTGAAGTGCAAGTGA
- a CDS encoding ABC transporter substrate-binding protein, which produces MDRVTLALLRGVCQLPAYVAADLGLFRAHGLEVALDYAPTAWAVPERMLRGQVDFAVIPWTRVAAAGARGEPLVLICGSGCEEAALVVRRGCAPTDVARVALPQEGGMKDLTAVGLVQSLGWGEAETLRLPSGDAAILAFVGGGVDAASMVEPWATMLHHLGLGDVVRRTRDVWPGVPGCSLTTSAALIAERPDVVERMVRAFVAGARVVGDDPERAAAIGARHIGVEARHVSGALAHNAPDVHALGRSAAMDAVLDVMLARGYLARRPDAGFKDLTFLERARRGAAAA; this is translated from the coding sequence GTGGATCGCGTGACCCTGGCGCTCCTGCGCGGGGTCTGCCAGCTGCCTGCATACGTCGCCGCCGATCTCGGTCTGTTCCGCGCGCACGGGCTCGAGGTCGCGCTCGACTACGCGCCCACCGCGTGGGCGGTGCCCGAGCGCATGCTGCGCGGGCAGGTCGACTTCGCGGTGATCCCGTGGACGCGTGTCGCGGCGGCCGGGGCGCGTGGCGAGCCGCTGGTCCTGATCTGCGGCTCCGGCTGCGAGGAAGCGGCGCTCGTGGTGCGCCGCGGCTGCGCGCCTACCGACGTCGCCCGCGTGGCGCTGCCGCAGGAAGGCGGCATGAAGGATCTCACCGCCGTCGGTCTGGTGCAGAGCCTCGGCTGGGGCGAGGCCGAGACGCTGCGCCTACCGTCGGGCGACGCGGCGATCCTCGCCTTCGTCGGCGGCGGCGTCGACGCGGCGTCGATGGTCGAGCCCTGGGCCACCATGCTCCACCACCTCGGGCTCGGCGACGTCGTGCGCCGGACCCGCGACGTCTGGCCCGGCGTGCCGGGCTGCTCGCTCACGACGTCGGCGGCGCTGATCGCCGAGCGGCCCGACGTGGTCGAGCGCATGGTGCGCGCGTTCGTCGCCGGCGCGCGCGTCGTCGGCGACGATCCCGAGCGCGCCGCCGCGATCGGCGCGCGCCACATTGGCGTGGAGGCGCGGCACGTGTCCGGCGCGCTCGCGCACAACGCCCCCGACGTCCATGCGCTCGGGCGCAGCGCGGCCATGGACGCCGTGCTCGACGTCATGCTCGCCCGCGGCTACCTCGCGCGCCGTCCCGACGCCGGCTTCAAGGATCTCACCTTCCTCGAGCGCGCCCGGCGCGGCGCCGCGGCGGCCTGA
- a CDS encoding gluconate 2-dehydrogenase subunit 3 family protein: MSRLRLPPLGCVAPPPLPPPPTPTQAVRILLTRRQFLGAAGAALVVAASPWTRVEQAWAARRGRFFTKAERRTLDALVDTILPPDADPGAGALGVVRYLDRYLTALDFRTPLLYAGGPFSGRRPFIDYATGRPAKKRPKNAFATFVPPTRLQALHWRWELLGSAGLDADERALVAPLDAQRGGPLRGLRDVYRDGLAQLDALARIEAGTAFAKLDAETQAAIRDLARTRFPVDARRGRGFVDLVVQHTIEGCFAAPEYGGNRKTRGWALLGVEGDSQPLGYALYSRATDAYAERPEQPLTTPNPDEIAAPKPISAEAESIQTFIAATGDALERACS; this comes from the coding sequence GTGAGCCGGCTCCGACTGCCCCCGCTAGGCTGCGTCGCCCCGCCCCCGCTTCCCCCGCCGCCGACTCCGACCCAGGCCGTCCGCATCCTGCTCACGCGGCGTCAGTTCCTGGGCGCTGCGGGCGCGGCGCTGGTGGTGGCGGCCTCGCCGTGGACGCGGGTGGAGCAGGCCTGGGCCGCCCGGCGCGGCCGCTTCTTCACCAAGGCCGAGCGACGCACCCTCGACGCGCTCGTCGACACCATCCTGCCGCCCGACGCCGATCCCGGCGCCGGCGCGCTCGGCGTCGTGCGCTACCTCGACCGCTACCTGACGGCGCTCGACTTCCGCACCCCGCTCCTCTACGCCGGCGGCCCCTTCAGCGGCCGCCGTCCCTTCATCGACTACGCCACCGGCCGGCCCGCGAAGAAGCGGCCGAAGAACGCGTTCGCGACGTTCGTGCCGCCCACCCGCCTCCAGGCGCTGCACTGGCGCTGGGAGCTGCTCGGCAGCGCCGGCCTCGATGCGGACGAGCGCGCCCTCGTGGCCCCGCTCGACGCCCAGCGCGGCGGCCCGCTGCGCGGCCTGCGCGACGTCTACCGCGACGGCCTGGCGCAGCTCGACGCGCTGGCGCGCATCGAGGCCGGCACCGCGTTCGCGAAGCTCGACGCCGAGACGCAGGCGGCGATCCGCGACCTCGCGCGCACCCGCTTCCCCGTCGACGCGCGCCGCGGCCGCGGTTTCGTCGACCTCGTCGTGCAGCACACGATCGAGGGCTGCTTCGCGGCGCCGGAGTACGGCGGCAACCGCAAGACGCGCGGCTGGGCGCTGCTCGGCGTCGAGGGCGACAGCCAGCCGCTGGGATACGCGCTCTACTCGCGGGCGACGGACGCGTACGCCGAGCGCCCGGAGCAGCCGCTCACGACGCCGAACCCCGACGAGATCGCGGCGCCGAAGCCGATCTCCGCCGAGGCGGAGTCGATCCAGACGTTCATCGCCGCGACCGGCGATGCGCTCGAGCGGGCCTGCTCGTGA
- a CDS encoding sulfoxide reductase heme-binding subunit YedZ translates to MARARPLRWLAPGVLLGALVPLAVLCRRALHGTLGANPIAEALNQLGLLALIFLVAALACTPAKTLLGWTWPLRLRRMLGLLGFAYAALHVATYVALDQGFDGAALWADVTKRRFIHVGAAAFLLLVPLAATSTAGAVRRLGFARWKLLHRLAYLATGLAVLHFVWRVKVDLTEPVAYALVLAGLLALRLTGRRPT, encoded by the coding sequence ATGGCGCGCGCCCGCCCGCTGCGCTGGCTCGCGCCGGGCGTCCTCCTCGGCGCGCTCGTGCCGCTGGCGGTGCTGTGCCGGCGTGCGCTGCACGGCACGCTCGGCGCCAACCCCATCGCCGAGGCGCTGAACCAGCTCGGGCTCCTGGCGCTGATCTTCCTCGTCGCCGCGCTCGCGTGCACGCCGGCGAAGACGCTCCTCGGCTGGACCTGGCCGCTGCGCCTGCGGCGCATGCTCGGGCTGCTCGGGTTCGCCTACGCCGCGCTGCACGTCGCCACCTACGTGGCCCTCGACCAGGGCTTCGACGGCGCGGCGCTGTGGGCCGACGTCACCAAGCGTCGCTTCATCCATGTCGGCGCGGCGGCGTTCCTGCTCCTCGTCCCGCTCGCGGCGACCTCGACGGCCGGCGCCGTACGGCGGCTCGGCTTCGCGCGCTGGAAGCTGCTGCACCGTCTCGCCTACCTCGCCACCGGCCTCGCGGTGCTGCACTTCGTGTGGCGGGTGAAGGTCGACCTGACGGAGCCCGTCGCCTACGCCCTCGTGCTGGCGGGGCTGCTGGCGCTCCGGCTCACCGGCCGGCGTCCGACCTGA
- a CDS encoding class I SAM-dependent methyltransferase, which produces MNAWIASLLAEPSLLRMGHLQRAADANLGLGWIYYALGRALRPTTAVVVGSWRGFVPLILGKALADNVESGTVWFVDPSLADDFWTDPGDVDRHFRRFGVDNVRHLRMTTQEFVTSDAYAALPPPGLVFIDGLHTAEQAAFDWEAFAPRLAPGAVVCFHDSRSEKTSPMYGPDRAYRCSVGTFLATLRARPDLQVFDLPLGPGLTLVRRHP; this is translated from the coding sequence GTGAACGCCTGGATCGCGTCGCTCCTCGCGGAGCCGTCGTTGCTGCGCATGGGCCATCTCCAGCGCGCCGCCGACGCCAACCTCGGCCTCGGCTGGATCTACTACGCACTCGGCCGCGCGCTGCGCCCGACCACCGCGGTCGTCGTCGGCTCGTGGCGCGGCTTCGTGCCGCTGATCCTCGGCAAGGCGCTCGCCGACAACGTCGAGAGCGGCACGGTGTGGTTCGTCGACCCGTCGCTCGCGGACGACTTCTGGACCGACCCCGGCGACGTCGACCGCCATTTCCGCCGCTTCGGCGTCGACAACGTGCGCCATCTGCGCATGACCACGCAGGAGTTCGTGACCAGCGACGCCTATGCGGCGCTGCCCCCGCCGGGGCTCGTCTTCATCGACGGCCTCCACACCGCCGAGCAGGCCGCCTTCGACTGGGAGGCGTTCGCACCGCGCCTCGCGCCCGGTGCGGTCGTCTGCTTCCACGACAGCCGGAGCGAGAAGACGTCGCCCATGTACGGTCCGGATCGCGCCTATCGCTGCAGCGTGGGCACGTTCCTCGCGACCCTGCGGGCGCGCCCCGACCTCCAGGTGTTCGACCTGCCCCTCGGTCCGGGCCTCACCCTCGTCCGCCGCCACCCATGA
- the msrP gene encoding protein-methionine-sulfoxide reductase catalytic subunit MsrP, producing the protein MAGVSPMPRPDDVTPESLYLRRREFLRDAVRLVGTGAAVGGGLLWLTQGTRADRREDATPAPAALDLPIASRVDAAGGEAPTPYADVTTYNNFYEFGLGKGDPAANAGSLRARPWTVRIEGEVAKPQTVDVDTLLRWFPLEERIYRMRCVEAWSMVIPWLGFPLGDLLRRVEPTSRARYVAFTTLLDPEQMPEQRTTVLPWPYVEGLRLDEAMHPLSLLAAGLYGKVLPNQNGAPLRLVVPWKYGFKGIKSIVAIRLVATPPETTWNRVAPNEYGFYANVNPAVDHPRWSQATERRIGELWRRPTLPFNGYADQVAGLYAGMDLRRDF; encoded by the coding sequence ATGGCCGGCGTCTCCCCCATGCCCAGGCCCGACGACGTCACTCCCGAGTCGCTCTACCTCCGCCGCCGCGAGTTCCTGCGCGACGCCGTCCGCCTGGTCGGCACCGGTGCCGCCGTCGGCGGCGGGCTCCTGTGGCTGACGCAGGGCACGCGCGCCGACCGGCGCGAGGACGCGACGCCCGCGCCGGCGGCCCTCGATCTGCCGATCGCGAGCCGCGTCGACGCCGCCGGCGGCGAGGCGCCGACGCCCTACGCCGACGTCACCACCTACAACAACTTCTACGAGTTCGGCCTCGGCAAGGGCGACCCGGCGGCGAACGCCGGCAGCCTGCGCGCGCGTCCGTGGACGGTGCGCATCGAGGGCGAGGTCGCGAAGCCGCAGACCGTCGACGTCGACACCCTGCTGCGCTGGTTTCCGCTCGAGGAGCGCATCTACCGCATGCGCTGCGTCGAGGCCTGGTCGATGGTGATCCCGTGGCTCGGCTTCCCGCTCGGCGATCTCCTCCGCCGCGTCGAGCCGACATCGCGGGCGCGGTACGTCGCCTTCACCACGCTGCTCGATCCGGAGCAGATGCCCGAGCAGCGCACGACCGTCCTACCCTGGCCCTACGTCGAAGGGCTGCGCCTCGACGAGGCCATGCACCCGCTGAGCCTTCTCGCCGCCGGGCTGTACGGCAAGGTGCTGCCGAACCAGAACGGCGCGCCACTGCGGCTCGTGGTGCCGTGGAAGTACGGCTTCAAGGGCATCAAGTCGATCGTCGCCATCCGCCTCGTGGCGACGCCGCCCGAGACCACGTGGAACCGCGTCGCGCCGAACGAGTACGGCTTCTACGCCAACGTGAACCCGGCCGTGGACCACCCGCGCTGGAGCCAGGCGACGGAGCGCCGCATCGGCGAGCTGTGGCGGCGGCCGACGCTGCCCTTCAACGGCTATGCCGACCAGGTCGCCGGCCTCTACGCCGGCATGGACCTGCGCAGGGACTTCTGA
- a CDS encoding GMC family oxidoreductase produces the protein MKRRRRRDDDVLGNRGLAAFDVCIVGSGAGGGTAAGVLAAAGKTVLVLEAGPNPFPGLDQPGPLAPTLHSNDELKYQVRNFITPSPGLEPRTFRRSDGDTAAIHDDVNVLPKCVGGAWSHADMKTPRFTGVDFEMVSAMQRAKDAHPSLEVPGFFADAGSASWVDWPLRYDDLEPFYDAAERLLGVSGDDSNPFAPPRRTPWPMPPGLDMYLAHVLREGCSRTTFLGGPLSPHRYPAAINTRFYPEAPDLQRPPCNQCGPCSGFGCPIHAKGSSAVTGLRRALLSGNCQLRVNCQATRLANDGGRVTGVVYVDATGAVQTATASAYVLAASAIESARLCLLSPTPAGGALGNGSGHLGQNLMFHYQTNVNGFLPRRVHGNRGMAVTSGLSDFRGVEPGGAEVRVVQTDAGARAHLGGVVEFSAPQGLTITEDGFVYAFDLRRPLGQPLKDAIRDQPIGQHLFGLLMQGEDAPRRENAVTLDPSVRDVFGLPVPRVTYENHAFEREARKFYLPTMREIVRNSGTDRVFAAPCDAVFGPPTSRHVLGTLRMGTDPAASVTRPDGRFHEVDNLWCVDGAIFPTGGGWNPTLTIVAMALRIAHGMAGTTP, from the coding sequence GTGAAGCGACGCCGGCGCCGCGACGACGACGTGCTCGGCAACCGCGGCCTCGCGGCGTTCGACGTCTGCATCGTCGGCAGCGGCGCCGGCGGCGGCACCGCCGCGGGCGTGCTGGCGGCGGCGGGGAAGACGGTGCTCGTCCTCGAAGCCGGGCCGAACCCCTTCCCCGGGCTCGACCAGCCGGGCCCGCTCGCCCCGACGCTGCACTCCAACGACGAGCTCAAGTACCAGGTGCGCAACTTCATCACGCCGTCGCCCGGGCTCGAGCCGCGCACCTTCCGCCGCAGCGACGGCGACACCGCCGCCATCCACGACGACGTCAACGTGCTGCCGAAGTGCGTCGGCGGCGCCTGGTCGCACGCCGACATGAAGACGCCGCGCTTCACCGGCGTCGACTTCGAGATGGTGAGCGCGATGCAGCGCGCGAAGGACGCCCACCCGAGCCTCGAGGTGCCGGGCTTCTTCGCCGACGCGGGCAGCGCGAGCTGGGTCGACTGGCCGCTGCGCTACGACGACCTGGAGCCGTTCTACGACGCGGCCGAGCGCCTGCTCGGCGTCTCCGGCGACGACTCGAACCCGTTCGCGCCGCCGCGCCGGACGCCCTGGCCGATGCCGCCGGGGCTCGACATGTACCTGGCGCACGTCCTGCGCGAGGGCTGCAGCCGGACGACGTTCCTCGGCGGGCCGCTCTCGCCGCACCGCTACCCCGCCGCGATCAACACGCGCTTCTATCCCGAGGCGCCCGACCTGCAGCGGCCGCCCTGCAACCAGTGCGGCCCGTGCAGCGGCTTCGGCTGCCCGATCCACGCCAAGGGCTCGAGCGCGGTCACCGGCCTGCGCCGGGCGCTCCTCTCCGGCAACTGCCAGCTGCGCGTGAACTGCCAGGCGACGCGCCTCGCGAACGACGGCGGTCGCGTGACCGGCGTCGTCTACGTCGACGCGACCGGCGCCGTGCAGACGGCCACCGCGTCGGCCTACGTGCTCGCCGCCTCGGCGATCGAGTCCGCGCGCCTGTGCCTGCTCTCCCCGACGCCGGCCGGCGGCGCGCTCGGCAACGGCAGCGGGCATCTCGGGCAGAACCTCATGTTCCACTACCAGACGAACGTGAACGGCTTCCTGCCCCGCCGCGTGCACGGCAACCGCGGCATGGCCGTCACCAGCGGCCTCTCGGACTTCCGCGGCGTGGAGCCCGGCGGCGCCGAGGTCCGCGTCGTGCAGACCGACGCGGGCGCGCGTGCCCATCTCGGCGGCGTCGTCGAGTTCTCCGCCCCGCAGGGGCTCACGATCACCGAGGACGGCTTCGTCTACGCCTTCGATCTGCGCCGGCCGCTCGGCCAGCCGCTGAAGGACGCCATCCGCGACCAGCCCATCGGCCAGCACCTCTTCGGCCTCCTCATGCAGGGCGAGGACGCGCCCCGGCGCGAGAACGCCGTCACGCTCGACCCGAGCGTGCGCGACGTCTTCGGCCTGCCGGTCCCGCGCGTCACCTACGAGAACCACGCCTTCGAGCGCGAGGCGCGCAAGTTCTACCTGCCGACGATGCGCGAGATCGTCCGCAACAGCGGCACCGATCGCGTCTTCGCCGCGCCCTGCGACGCCGTCTTCGGCCCGCCGACCTCGCGCCACGTCCTCGGCACCCTGCGCATGGGCACCGACCCGGCGGCGTCGGTCACCCGTCCCGACGGCCGCTTCCACGAGGTCGACAACCTCTGGTGCGTCGACGGCGCCATCTTCCCCACCGGCGGCGGCTGGAACCCGACGCTGACGATCGTGGCGATGGCCCTCCGGATCGCGCACGGCATGGCCGGCACGACGCCGTAG
- a CDS encoding cellulase family glycosylhydrolase: MPSALVAGLVAGFVALASVAAAADCPADAYALWSAGILRGANVFQGRNPGGATNGIGDGDFAQSDFDDLAAAGANYVQLSHAGLFAEAPPYALDAAAQANLDRVVAMAGAANLYAVIAFRSGPGRNENAISNREAGVKESIWTDPAAQAAWVDMLRHTAERYGANPTVIGYSIMVEPNAYARRGYVDPPQFYAQYGNTLEDVNGLYTAAIAAIRQVDPETPILLEPEGYGNVTWLPYVRPQADAHVVYTAHDYTPFDYTHQQVGGATYPGTYDVDGAATLVGAAFLGTYLQTLQTYVDTHGVPVALTEFGVHRNAPNAAQYLADRIAVQDLLGSWAVWVWQPAGFIDPFNMHEPSPVLEVLKTAWSANCRRAAGGGGDGGGTGVAVVSGRARKLRPNGKTGKALPKVTVTVGTATVTTRRKKPRGAFELEVASGTQRITATRGRRGCRIGSADGPTTLDVTLAPDERRPLDVFCGR; this comes from the coding sequence ATGCCGTCCGCCCTCGTCGCTGGTCTCGTCGCCGGTTTCGTCGCCCTGGCCTCCGTCGCCGCCGCGGCCGACTGCCCGGCCGACGCCTACGCGCTCTGGTCCGCCGGCATCCTGCGCGGCGCCAACGTCTTCCAGGGTCGCAACCCGGGCGGCGCCACCAACGGCATCGGCGACGGCGACTTCGCCCAGTCCGACTTCGACGACCTGGCCGCCGCCGGCGCCAACTACGTGCAGCTCTCGCACGCCGGTCTGTTCGCCGAGGCGCCGCCGTACGCGCTCGACGCCGCCGCCCAGGCGAACCTCGACCGCGTCGTCGCGATGGCAGGCGCGGCCAACCTCTATGCCGTCATCGCCTTCCGCTCCGGGCCCGGCCGCAACGAGAACGCGATCAGCAACCGCGAGGCCGGCGTGAAGGAGAGCATCTGGACGGATCCGGCGGCGCAGGCCGCGTGGGTCGACATGCTGCGCCACACCGCCGAGCGCTACGGGGCGAACCCGACCGTCATCGGCTACTCCATCATGGTCGAGCCCAACGCCTACGCGCGCCGCGGCTACGTCGACCCGCCGCAGTTCTACGCCCAGTACGGCAACACGCTCGAGGACGTGAACGGCCTCTACACCGCGGCCATCGCCGCCATCCGCCAGGTCGATCCGGAGACGCCGATCCTGCTCGAGCCGGAGGGCTACGGGAACGTCACCTGGCTGCCGTACGTCCGCCCGCAGGCCGACGCGCACGTCGTCTACACGGCCCACGACTACACGCCGTTCGACTACACCCACCAGCAGGTCGGCGGCGCCACCTACCCGGGCACGTACGACGTGGACGGGGCGGCGACGCTCGTCGGCGCCGCCTTCCTCGGCACCTATCTCCAGACGCTCCAGACGTACGTCGACACGCACGGCGTGCCGGTGGCGCTCACCGAGTTCGGCGTGCACCGCAACGCCCCGAACGCGGCGCAGTACCTCGCCGATCGCATCGCCGTCCAGGACCTGCTCGGCAGCTGGGCGGTGTGGGTCTGGCAGCCGGCGGGCTTCATCGACCCGTTCAACATGCACGAGCCGTCGCCCGTGCTTGAGGTGCTGAAGACCGCGTGGAGCGCCAACTGCCGGCGCGCCGCCGGGGGCGGTGGGGACGGGGGCGGCACCGGCGTCGCCGTCGTGAGCGGGCGGGCGCGCAAGCTGCGGCCGAACGGCAAGACGGGCAAGGCGCTGCCGAAGGTCACCGTCACGGTCGGGACGGCGACCGTGACGACGCGGCGGAAGAAGCCGCGCGGCGCGTTCGAGCTCGAGGTCGCCTCGGGCACGCAGCGCATCACGGCGACGCGCGGGCGGCGCGGCTGCCGCATCGGCTCGGCCGACGGGCCTACGACGCTCGACGTGACCCTGGCGCCCGACGAGCGCCGGCCGCTCGACGTGTTCTGCGGCCGGTAG
- a CDS encoding radical SAM protein, with the protein MTFDPAAIDRIADALAGALHVPYAPPHIYPMAAPVFRAAAGAARTRRGDGPLAVYVHVPFCNYACTFCFYAKRIGDDEAAKARYVDAAVRELAWIPPGTGLRHLYLGGGTPTALPPHLLDRLLGAVLDRTVREPRARWCVESSPESVTPAHVDVLRAHGVGRVSVGVQSLDAGELDRVHRRHAPAHALDVLRMLVASGFVVNVDLIYGLPGQTEATFARAFADVVATGVDAVTTYSLRVNERTPVARALAPAERLDLPRKLHWRAHVKRTADALGFVQTRWHTFVRPDGGQAPGPDAIDDTGSTGDQFGAGPSARSRLAATVYRNHADLDAWRARVEAGESPVAETFALADQDRRIRFLGQSLGDGRPLDRGAWQATFGTPIEAEFGPVLDRLRAADLVADEGDTLALTPTGQLVHDLVTLAFYPPATQAWLSERQAAALAPRPRATS; encoded by the coding sequence ATGACGTTCGACCCCGCCGCCATCGACCGCATCGCCGACGCCCTCGCCGGGGCCCTGCACGTGCCCTACGCGCCGCCGCATATCTATCCGATGGCGGCGCCGGTCTTCCGCGCCGCGGCCGGCGCCGCGCGCACGCGGCGCGGGGACGGCCCGCTCGCGGTGTACGTACACGTGCCGTTCTGCAACTACGCCTGCACCTTCTGCTTCTATGCCAAGCGCATCGGCGACGACGAGGCCGCGAAGGCGCGCTACGTGGACGCCGCCGTGCGCGAGCTCGCCTGGATTCCACCGGGCACGGGGCTACGCCATCTCTATCTCGGCGGCGGCACGCCGACGGCGCTGCCGCCGCACCTGCTCGACCGCCTGCTCGGGGCGGTGCTGGACCGCACGGTGCGCGAGCCGCGCGCGCGCTGGTGCGTCGAGAGCTCGCCCGAATCGGTGACGCCCGCGCACGTGGACGTGTTGCGGGCGCACGGCGTGGGCCGTGTCAGCGTCGGCGTGCAGTCGCTCGACGCGGGCGAGCTCGACCGCGTCCACCGCCGGCACGCGCCGGCGCACGCGCTCGACGTGCTGCGCATGCTGGTGGCGAGCGGCTTCGTCGTGAACGTCGACCTCATCTACGGGCTGCCGGGACAGACCGAGGCGACCTTCGCGCGCGCGTTCGCCGACGTCGTCGCCACCGGCGTCGACGCGGTGACGACCTACAGCCTGCGCGTCAACGAGCGCACGCCGGTGGCGCGCGCGCTCGCGCCCGCCGAGCGGCTCGATCTCCCGCGCAAGCTCCATTGGCGCGCGCACGTGAAGCGCACCGCCGACGCGCTGGGCTTCGTGCAGACGCGCTGGCACACGTTCGTGCGCCCCGACGGCGGCCAGGCGCCGGGGCCCGACGCGATCGACGACACCGGCAGTACGGGCGACCAGTTCGGCGCCGGGCCGAGCGCCCGCTCGCGTCTCGCGGCCACGGTCTACCGCAACCACGCCGACCTCGACGCCTGGCGCGCGCGCGTCGAGGCGGGCGAGAGCCCGGTCGCCGAGACCTTCGCGCTCGCCGATCAGGACCGCCGCATCCGCTTCCTGGGGCAGTCGCTCGGCGACGGCCGCCCGCTCGACCGCGGCGCCTGGCAGGCGACCTTCGGCACGCCGATCGAGGCCGAGTTCGGCCCGGTGCTCGACCGCCTGCGCGCGGCCGACCTCGTCGCCGACGAGGGCGATACGCTCGCGCTGACGCCGACGGGCCAGCTCGTGCACGACCTCGTGACGCTCGCGTTCTACCCGCCCGCGACCCAGGCCTGGCTCAGCGAGCGGCAGGCCGCGGCGCTGGCGCCGCGGCCGCGCGCCACGTCGTAG